A region from the Rosa rugosa chromosome 6, drRosRugo1.1, whole genome shotgun sequence genome encodes:
- the LOC133717688 gene encoding dolichyl-diphosphooligosaccharide--protein glycosyltransferase subunit 4A-like: MIDDHQLGIIANVLGMFIFLLVIAYHYVTADPKYEGH, translated from the coding sequence ATGATTGATGATCACCAACTGGGCATAATAGCCAATGTTCTTGGCATGTTCATATTTCTCCTGGTGATTGCTTATCATTACGTGACGGCAGACCCAAAATATGAAGGCCACTGA
- the LOC133714777 gene encoding histone H4, whose product MSGRGKGGKGLGKGGAKRHRKVLRDNIQGITKPAIRRLARRGGVKRISGLIYEETRGVLKIFLENVIRDAVTYTEHARRKTVTAMDVVYALKRQGRTLYGFGG is encoded by the coding sequence ATGTCGGGTCGGGGCAAGGGCGGCAAGGGCCTGGGCAAAGGCGGAGCAAAACGACACCGTAAGGTCCTCCGCGACAACATCCAAGGCATCACCAAGCCCGCCATCCGCCGCCTCGCCCGCAGAGGCGGCGTCAAGCGCATCAGCGGCCTCATCTACGAGGAGACACGCGGCGTCCTCAAGATCTTCCTCGAGAACGTCATCCGCGACGCCGTCACCTACACCGAGCACGCCCGCCGCAAGACCGTCACCGCCATGGACGTCGTCTACGCCCTCAAGCGCCAGGGCCGAACCCTCTACGGCTTCGGGGGTTAA
- the LOC133717687 gene encoding CASP-like protein 4C1 isoform X2, with amino-acid sequence MRSAHPQNGGETPYQIPTHPNFQSTVSLRKLRRFNYLILIFRIAAFSSSLASFVFMLTTSRDSDPSSPRWYHFDAFRLVVGANAIVAIYSLFEMVASVWEISRGSTLFSEVLQVWFDFSHDQVFAYLLLSADSAGTALARVLKGMDTCTAWSAFCIETDISIALGFVGFLFLGFSSVLSGFRVACFVIKGSRFHL; translated from the exons ATGCGCTCCGCTCATCCCCAAAACGGCGGTGAAACCCCCTACCAAATCCCCACGCACCCTAACTTCCAGTCCACCGTCTCCCTCCGCAAGCTCCGCCGCTTCAACTacctcatcctcatcttccGCATCGCCGCCTTCAGCTCCTCCCTCGCCTCCTTCGTCTTCATGCTCACCACCTCCCGCGACTCCGACCCCTCCTCCCCTCGCTGGTACCACTTCGACGCCTTCAG ATTAGTGGTGGGAGCGAATGCGATAGTGGCGATATACTCGCTCTTCGAAATGGTGGCGTCGGTTTGGGAGATTTCCAGAGGCTCAACTCTGTTCAGCGAGGTGTTGCAGGTCTGGTTCGACTTCAGCCACGACCAG GTGTTCGCGTACCTGCTGCTGTCTGCGGACTCGGCGGGAACGGCGCTGGCGAGGGTTTTGAAAGGGATGGACACGTGTACGGCGTGGAGCGCGTTCTGCATAGAGACGGACATATCGATCGCGTTGGGGTTTGTCGGGTTTTTGTTCCTGGGCTTTTCGTCCGTGCTCTCGGGCTTTCGGGTCGCCTGCTTCGTAATCAAGGGTTCTCGTTTTCatctttag
- the LOC133716025 gene encoding UDP-glucuronic acid decarboxylase 5-like — MATNGEHASTKPPPTPSPLRNAKFFQANMRILVTGGAGFIGSHLVDKLMENEKNEVIVADNYFTGSKDNLKKWIGHPRFELIRHDVTEPLLVEVDQIFHLACPASPIFYKHNPVKTIKTNVIGTLNMLGLAKRVGARILLTSTSEVYGDPLIHPQVESYWGNVNPIGVRSCYDEGKRVAETLMFDYHRQHGIEIRIARIFNTYGPRMNIDDGRVVSNFIAQAIRNDPLTVQAPGTQTRSFCYVSDMVDGLIRLMEGDNTGPINIGNPGEFTMLELAENVKELINPKVEIKMVENTPDDPRQRKPDISKAKELLGWEPKVKLRDGLPLMEDDFRTRLGVPRN; from the exons ATGGCTACTAATGGAGAACATGCTTCTACCAAACCGCCTCCAACCCCCTCTCCTCTAAGGAATGCCAAATTCTTTCAG GCAAatatgagaattttggttactGGAGGAGCTGGATTCATTGGCTCTCACCTAGTCGACAAGCTGATGGAAAACGAGAAGAATGAG GTAATTGTTGCAGATAACTACTTCACTGGCTCAAAGGACAACCTTAAGAAATGGATTGGTCATCCAAGATTCGAGCTTATTCGTCATg ATGTCACCGAGCCATTGCTGGTTGAGGTTGATCAAATATTCCATCTTGCTTGCCCTGCTTCTCCGATCTTCTACAAACACAATCCAGTAAAG ACAATAAAGACAAATGTGATCGGTACATTGAACATGCTGGGACTGGCCAAGCGAGTTGGAGCGAG GATTTTGCTCACTTCTACTTCGGAGGTGTATGGAGATCCTCTTATTCACCCTCAGGTTGAGAGCTATTGGGGAAATGTGAATCCAATTG GAGTTAGGAGTTGCTATGATGAGGGAAAGCGAGTGGCTGAAACATTGATGTTTGATTATCACAGGCAGCACGGCATAG AGATACGGATTGCTAGGATTTTCAACACTTATGGACCTCGCATGAATATTGATGATGGCCGTGTCGTCAGCAACTTCATAGCCCAAGCTATCCG GAATGACCCCTTGACTGTTCAAGCACCTGGAACACAGACAAGGAGTTTCTGTTACGTCTCTGACATG GTTGATGGCCTTATTCGACTTATGGAAGGAGACAACACTGGTCCAATCAACATTGGGAATCCAGGTGAATTTACAATGCTCGAACTCGCAGAGAATGTCAAGGAG CTTATCAATCCTAAGGTGGAGATTAAAATGGTTGAAAACACACCTGATGATCCTCGGCAGAGGAAGCCTGACATCTCAAAAGCAAAGGAGTTGCTGGGATGGGAACCAAAGGTCAAGTTGCGTGACGGTCTGCCCCTCATGGAGGATGATTTCCGTACAAGACTTGGTGTCCCCAGAAATTAA
- the LOC133717687 gene encoding uncharacterized protein LOC133717687 isoform X1 has protein sequence MRSAHPQNGGETPYQIPTHPNFQSTVSLRKLRRFNYLILIFRIAAFSSSLASFVFMLTTSRDSDPSSPRWYHFDAFSGGSECDSGDILALRNGGVGLGDFQRLNSVQRGVAGLVRLQPRPGVRVPAAVCGLGGNGAGEGFERDGHVYGVERVLHRDGHIDRVGVCRVFVPGLFVRALGLSGRLLRNQGFSFSSLEREREILPKKKKKERGNIWVSRGVGSFTVLPYSDFSEGID, from the exons ATGCGCTCCGCTCATCCCCAAAACGGCGGTGAAACCCCCTACCAAATCCCCACGCACCCTAACTTCCAGTCCACCGTCTCCCTCCGCAAGCTCCGCCGCTTCAACTacctcatcctcatcttccGCATCGCCGCCTTCAGCTCCTCCCTCGCCTCCTTCGTCTTCATGCTCACCACCTCCCGCGACTCCGACCCCTCCTCCCCTCGCTGGTACCACTTCGACGCCTTCAG TGGTGGGAGCGAATGCGATAGTGGCGATATACTCGCTCTTCGAAATGGTGGCGTCGGTTTGGGAGATTTCCAGAGGCTCAACTCTGTTCAGCGAGGTGTTGCAGGTCTGGTTCGACTTCAGCCACGACCAG GTGTTCGCGTACCTGCTGCTGTCTGCGGACTCGGCGGGAACGGCGCTGGCGAGGGTTTTGAAAGGGATGGACACGTGTACGGCGTGGAGCGCGTTCTGCATAGAGACGGACATATCGATCGCGTTGGGGTTTGTCGGGTTTTTGTTCCTGGGCTTTTCGTCCGTGCTCTCGGGCTTTCGGGTCGCCTGCTTCGTAATCAAGGGTTCTCGTTTTCatctttagagagagagagagagatcttgccaaaaaaaaaaaaaaaagagagagggaaTATTTGGGTGAGTCGGGGTGTTGGGAGCTTTACTGTGTTGCCGTACTCTGATTTTTCAGAAGGAATTGACTGA
- the LOC133714990 gene encoding uncharacterized protein LOC133714990 translates to MQFCSTSDLPMQKRITIKPKMKRKQVSLVFAILLLIATLPSHSTASVAIDAASAELDLETAPARKSLVATKHMLATRLNSRKLVAVKNVHKVPSGPNPIGNQQLPPFTHS, encoded by the exons ATGCAATTCTGCAGCACTTCAGATCTTCCCATGCAAAAGAGAATCACAATTAAGCCAAAGATGAAGAGGAAACAAGTATCCCTTGTTTTTGCAATACTTCTGCTTATAGCTACTCTTCCAAGTCATTCCACTGCCTCTGTGGCTATAGATGCAGCGTCTGCAG AGCTTGATCTGGAAACTGCACCAGCAAGAAAGAGTTTGGTGGCCACAAAACACATGTTAGCTACTCGG CTCAATTCCAGGAAGCTGGTTGCCGTTAAGAATGTTCACAAAGTTCCATCAGGGCCAAACCCCATCGGAAATCAGCAGTTACCACCATTTACCCACTCATGA
- the LOC133718119 gene encoding ubiquitin-conjugating enzyme E2 7-like, producing the protein MDAPPSQASLLLQKQLKDLCKHPVDGFSAGLIDEANIFEWNVTIIGPPDTLYDGGFFNAIMSFPNDYPNNPPTVRFASEIWHPNVYSDGKVCISILHPPGDDPNGYELASERWNPVHTVESIVLSIISMLSCPNDESPANVEAAKQWREDRDGFRKRVGRCVRKSQEML; encoded by the exons ATGGACGCGCCTCCATCCCAAGCCAGTCTCCTCCTCCAAAAACAACTCAAAG ATCTTTGCAAGCACCCAGTTGATGGATTCTCGGCTGGTTTGATCGACGAGGCTAATATCTTCGAATGGAACGTCACGATTATTGGCCCCCCTGATACTCTCTA TGATGGTGGTTTCTTCAATGCTATCATGAGCTTCCCTAACGATTACCCTAATAACCCTCCTACAGTCAGGTTTGCCTCAGAGATATGGCACCCTAATG TTTACTCGGATGGAAAGGTTTGCATTTCAATTCTTCATCCCCCAGGCGATGATCCTAATGGCTACGAGCTTGCGAGTGAGCGCTGGAATCCAGTCCATACA GTTGAGAGCATTGTTTTGAGTATAATATCAATGCTTTCATGCCCTAATGATGAGTCTCCTGCAAATGTTGAAGCTGCG AAACAATGGAGAGAAGATAGAGACGGTTTCAGGAAGAGAGTAGGTCGCTGCGTGAGGAAGTCACAAGAAATGCTATAA